One Leifsonia shinshuensis DNA window includes the following coding sequences:
- a CDS encoding ABC transporter permease, producing the protein MTAIAVPARAARRPGPTFLTHTLLLTGRQLRWAMRMPAFLVMNLVQPVIWLLLFGQLFKSVTEIPGFGVGQSYLEYLTPGVVMMLALFGSAWSGTVYIQDMDRGVMDRFLTSPTNRGAMIVSTLVYQSILAVVQSLIVVGIAFWAGARFDGGLGGMMLLLLGVVLLTAVFCSFSNAVALLARDQTALIGISQLITLPLMFLSSAIMNTELSPEWVRNAAAYNPFEWAVIVGREALSANPDWASLWGHAGLLAALAVVMAALATSAFRVYQRSA; encoded by the coding sequence ATGACCGCCATCGCCGTTCCCGCCCGCGCCGCGCGCCGCCCCGGCCCGACGTTCCTCACCCACACCCTGCTGCTCACGGGCCGCCAGCTGCGCTGGGCGATGCGGATGCCGGCGTTCCTGGTCATGAACCTGGTGCAGCCGGTGATCTGGCTGCTCCTGTTCGGGCAGCTCTTCAAATCCGTCACCGAGATCCCCGGCTTCGGCGTCGGCCAGAGCTACCTCGAGTACCTGACGCCAGGAGTGGTGATGATGCTCGCGCTGTTCGGGAGCGCGTGGTCGGGCACGGTCTACATCCAGGACATGGACCGCGGCGTGATGGACCGCTTCCTCACCTCGCCCACCAACCGCGGCGCCATGATCGTCTCGACGCTCGTGTACCAGTCGATCCTCGCCGTGGTGCAGTCGCTCATCGTGGTGGGGATCGCGTTCTGGGCGGGCGCACGCTTCGACGGCGGCCTCGGCGGGATGATGCTGCTCCTGCTCGGCGTGGTCCTGCTGACCGCGGTGTTCTGCTCGTTCTCGAACGCGGTGGCCCTGCTGGCGCGCGACCAGACCGCGCTGATCGGCATCTCGCAGCTCATCACGCTGCCGCTGATGTTCCTCAGCTCGGCGATCATGAACACCGAGCTGTCGCCGGAGTGGGTGCGGAACGCCGCCGCCTACAACCCGTTCGAGTGGGCGGTGATCGTGGGCAGGGAGGCGCTCAGCGCGAACCCCGACTGGGCGAGCCTGTGGGGGCACGCGGGCCTGCTCGCGGCGCTCGCCGTGGTGATGGCGGCACTCGCGACGAGCGCGTTCAGGGTGTACCAGCGCTCGGCGTGA
- a CDS encoding DUF402 domain-containing protein, which produces MSSALRCFQPGERIAIREVRAGRVWTSRPVTVVHDSADQFVSYLEPGTIIDYPVGVEHGRRTFAMWLSGEWELAGREFLAPGMLRIAPSGQPFEVFAPWSAERGVLSWYVNFQEPLTRTPSGFETMDETLDLEVTADLSSWRRKDEDELELAVEMGVYSDADAQRIRAACLAVESGLRSGAVPWDLSWRDWRPPEPGSNPPAT; this is translated from the coding sequence ATGTCGTCGGCGCTGCGCTGTTTCCAACCCGGTGAACGAATAGCGATTCGCGAGGTCCGTGCGGGGCGTGTCTGGACATCACGGCCGGTGACGGTCGTCCACGACTCCGCGGATCAATTCGTCAGCTACCTGGAACCGGGCACGATCATCGACTATCCGGTGGGCGTAGAGCACGGGCGACGCACATTCGCGATGTGGCTCTCGGGGGAGTGGGAACTCGCCGGCCGCGAGTTCCTCGCTCCCGGAATGCTTCGTATCGCACCCTCGGGTCAGCCGTTCGAAGTGTTCGCACCGTGGTCCGCAGAGCGCGGCGTCCTTTCGTGGTACGTGAATTTCCAGGAGCCGCTGACACGCACACCCTCGGGTTTCGAAACGATGGACGAGACGCTCGACCTCGAGGTGACGGCGGATCTATCGTCCTGGCGCCGGAAAGACGAAGACGAACTCGAACTGGCGGTGGAGATGGGCGTGTACAGCGACGCCGACGCGCAGCGTATCCGTGCGGCATGCCTGGCAGTGGAGTCGGGCCTCCGCTCGGGAGCTGTGCCGTGGGACCTCAGCTGGCGGGACTGGCGACCGCCGGAGCCGGGCTCGAACCCACCCGCGACTTAA
- a CDS encoding PadR family transcriptional regulator, translating into MTKRAVSNPLALAVLACLWEKPMYPYEMTTTMRERGKEDSIRLNFGSLYAVIKSLEKHGFVRVAQTEREGNRPERVVYEITEAGRAEADDWMRELIAFPVKEYPAIETGLSLLPMLSPEVAADLLERRRDLLDAELVERARVYERSLALPLPELFMIESRYRVAIMEAERAFVADLAARIRDRSLGGVDWWERLWELFGQGHDMAEIRDRIAAGDFGREVADLLG; encoded by the coding sequence ATGACCAAACGCGCGGTGTCGAACCCCCTGGCGCTGGCCGTCCTGGCCTGCCTCTGGGAGAAGCCGATGTACCCGTACGAGATGACGACGACCATGCGGGAGCGCGGCAAAGAGGACAGCATCCGGCTCAACTTCGGCTCCCTCTACGCCGTCATCAAGTCGCTGGAGAAGCACGGCTTCGTCCGGGTGGCGCAGACCGAGCGGGAGGGGAACCGGCCCGAGCGCGTCGTCTACGAGATCACCGAGGCCGGCCGCGCGGAGGCCGACGACTGGATGCGGGAGCTCATCGCCTTCCCGGTCAAGGAGTATCCCGCCATCGAGACCGGGCTGTCGTTGCTGCCCATGCTCTCCCCGGAGGTCGCCGCCGACCTGCTGGAGCGCCGGCGCGATCTGCTGGACGCCGAGCTCGTCGAGCGCGCCCGCGTGTACGAGCGCTCGCTCGCGCTCCCGCTGCCCGAGCTGTTCATGATCGAGTCCCGGTACCGCGTCGCGATCATGGAGGCCGAACGCGCGTTCGTCGCCGACCTCGCCGCGCGCATCCGCGACCGGTCCCTCGGCGGGGTCGACTGGTGGGAGCGGCTCTGGGAGCTGTTCGGCCAGGGCCACGACATGGCGGAGATCCGCGACCGGATCGCCGCAGGAGATTTCGGACGGGAGGTGGCCGACCTGCTGGGCTGA
- a CDS encoding SRPBCC family protein: MGDKRRPTRRREREWRAMGNYVARAEVDVRAPRREVWNLLTSSGSHPEILFGAEVVSDWRLGSRIVWRGEWQGKSFEDHGRVIELDDREEPWRIVLTHFSPLSGLPDVPENYHALHFELDATPEGTHVTLDQDNNPTVEAARHSRDNWIAMLEGVKEVAERSAERRPA; this comes from the coding sequence ATGGGCGACAAACGTCGCCCGACGCGGCGGCGGGAGCGGGAGTGGCGCGCCATGGGGAACTACGTCGCGAGAGCCGAGGTGGACGTCCGCGCGCCTCGACGGGAGGTCTGGAACCTGCTGACGTCGAGCGGCTCCCATCCCGAGATCCTGTTCGGGGCGGAGGTCGTCTCCGACTGGAGGCTCGGCTCGCGCATCGTCTGGCGCGGCGAGTGGCAGGGGAAGTCGTTCGAGGACCACGGCCGGGTGATCGAGCTGGACGACCGGGAGGAGCCCTGGCGGATCGTGCTGACCCACTTCAGCCCGCTGAGCGGCCTGCCGGACGTGCCGGAGAACTATCACGCGCTGCACTTCGAGCTCGATGCGACGCCGGAGGGCACCCACGTCACGCTCGATCAGGACAACAATCCGACCGTGGAGGCCGCACGGCACTCCCGTGACAACTGGATCGCCATGCTCGAGGGCGTCAAGGAGGTCGCCGAGCGCTCAGCGGAGCGCCGGCCGGCCTGA
- a CDS encoding ABC transporter ATP-binding protein → MASQNGSAIAAEHLVKSYSGGRGKPAVRAVDDLGFEVASGTVFGLLGPNGAGKSTTMKILSTLTRADAGSAFVAGIDVSRNPGRVRRAIGFVAQKPVSDPNDTGAENLVLAGRLQGMTGRDAKARARELLDRFGLTEHASRSVRTYSGGMARKLDVAIGLMHRPEVLFLDEPTTGLDPEARAELWAELERMTGAENLTVLLTTHYLDEADRLADRLAIVDHGRIVTGGTPEELKNGLRGDAVIVELSPDADPFAALTALERVDALREVGGDGRTLRARADNGAATLPAALAALEAAAVAVASATVARPSLDDVYLRHTGRTFTRAQESAEHVLESAS, encoded by the coding sequence GTGGCATCACAGAACGGCTCGGCGATCGCCGCCGAGCACCTCGTCAAGTCCTACAGCGGAGGCCGGGGCAAGCCCGCCGTCCGCGCCGTCGACGACCTCGGTTTCGAGGTCGCCTCCGGCACCGTCTTCGGACTCCTCGGCCCCAATGGAGCCGGCAAGTCCACCACCATGAAGATCCTGTCGACGCTGACGCGCGCCGACGCCGGCTCGGCCTTCGTCGCCGGCATCGACGTGAGCCGCAACCCCGGCCGCGTGCGCCGCGCGATCGGTTTCGTCGCCCAGAAGCCGGTGTCCGACCCCAACGACACCGGCGCCGAGAACCTCGTCCTCGCCGGCCGCCTCCAGGGGATGACCGGCCGCGACGCGAAGGCCCGTGCGCGCGAGCTGCTCGACCGGTTCGGGCTCACCGAGCACGCCTCGCGCTCGGTGCGGACGTACTCCGGCGGCATGGCACGGAAGCTCGACGTCGCGATCGGTCTCATGCACCGCCCGGAGGTGCTCTTCCTGGACGAGCCGACCACCGGCCTCGACCCGGAGGCGCGCGCCGAGCTGTGGGCCGAGCTGGAGCGGATGACCGGGGCCGAGAACCTCACGGTGCTGCTCACCACGCACTACCTGGACGAGGCCGACCGCCTGGCCGACCGGCTCGCGATCGTCGACCACGGCCGCATCGTCACGGGCGGCACCCCGGAGGAGCTGAAGAACGGCCTCCGCGGCGACGCCGTCATCGTGGAGCTGTCGCCGGACGCCGACCCGTTCGCCGCCCTCACCGCGCTCGAACGAGTGGACGCCCTCCGCGAGGTCGGCGGCGACGGCCGGACGCTCCGTGCCCGCGCGGACAACGGAGCGGCGACCCTCCCGGCCGCCCTCGCCGCCCTGGAGGCCGCGGCCGTCGCCGTCGCCTCCGCCACGGTCGCCCGGCCCAGCCTGGACGACGTCTACCTGCGGCACACCGGCCGCACCTTCACGCGGGCGCAGGAGTCCGCCGAGCACGTTCTGGAGTCCGCATCATGA
- a CDS encoding transglycosylase domain-containing protein, with protein MTADGRRRWKWAPALLGFVALSGVAGLLAAAAVTPAVALTGSAADSTINVFDGLPEYMKVEPLAQASTMYANSGGKPVPIASFYSQNRVEVGWDAISQNLKDAAIATEDPRFYEHGGVDVTGTIRGAVLTALHKSVQGGSSITQQYVKNILVQRCENKQPDPTATDAVQKKQYKAYQACYSDATAVDPVRKLKEMRYAIGLEKEYSKNDILQSYLNIALFGGRVYGVQSAAEYYFGVSAKDITLPQAATLIAILNNPDNLRIDQPDNKVNGAANGYAQTLARRNYVLDRMLVNGKITKEEHDAAKATKVEPKISQMQNGCMTAQQFNAAFFCDYVERTIEQSTIFGKTADDRSSFLTRGGLKIYTTLNLDLQSQAQQAVSAYIPATSPNLDLGSSNVSVEVGTGRIVTMVQNRQYDNTAAPAAGTTAVNYNTDYDYGGSEGFQTGSSYKAFDLLEWLKEGHTLNEVVNGTQHLFPQTAFHESDPCNDIGGAPWPVANDEGETVTSTTVMQATAASINSIFAMMATKLDLCGIKERAQDLGVHGADEATNPFRANPSSVLGTNYIAPITMATAYAGIANNGKACSPVAIDKIVTNDGVEHAVPKTQCSTTPIDPGVAAAAIYALQGVLRGGGTAASANPNDGVPIFGKTGTTDNSVENWLVTSTTKIAQATWVGNISGGVALRSQSFQGIGGGDVKFAIVKRIQTALDKDYGGAAFPAPPAKYLGAPAAPKAPASPAAPKAPAPPAPAPNPGPPGKGGGKGGGGNG; from the coding sequence ATGACGGCTGACGGACGCAGAAGATGGAAGTGGGCGCCCGCGCTGCTCGGATTCGTGGCACTGAGCGGTGTCGCCGGGCTCCTCGCCGCCGCCGCCGTCACGCCGGCCGTCGCACTGACCGGGTCGGCCGCCGACTCGACCATCAACGTCTTCGACGGCCTCCCCGAGTACATGAAGGTGGAGCCGCTGGCGCAGGCCTCCACGATGTACGCGAACTCCGGCGGCAAGCCGGTGCCGATCGCGAGCTTCTACTCGCAGAACCGCGTGGAGGTCGGCTGGGACGCCATCTCCCAGAATCTCAAGGACGCGGCGATCGCGACGGAGGACCCGCGCTTCTATGAACACGGCGGCGTCGACGTCACCGGCACGATCCGCGGCGCGGTGCTCACCGCGCTGCACAAGTCGGTGCAGGGCGGCTCGTCCATCACGCAGCAGTACGTCAAGAACATCCTGGTGCAGCGCTGCGAGAACAAGCAGCCAGACCCGACCGCGACGGACGCGGTCCAGAAGAAGCAGTACAAGGCCTACCAGGCCTGCTACAGCGACGCGACGGCGGTCGACCCGGTGCGCAAGCTGAAGGAGATGCGCTACGCGATCGGGCTCGAGAAGGAGTACTCGAAGAACGACATCCTGCAGAGCTACCTCAACATCGCTCTGTTCGGAGGCCGCGTCTACGGCGTGCAGTCGGCGGCCGAGTACTACTTCGGGGTGTCGGCCAAGGACATCACGCTCCCCCAGGCCGCGACGCTCATCGCCATCCTGAACAACCCGGACAACCTGCGCATCGACCAGCCGGACAACAAGGTCAACGGTGCGGCGAACGGCTACGCGCAGACCCTCGCGAGGCGCAACTACGTGCTCGACCGCATGCTGGTGAACGGCAAGATCACCAAAGAGGAGCACGACGCCGCGAAGGCGACCAAGGTCGAGCCCAAGATCAGCCAGATGCAGAACGGCTGCATGACGGCGCAGCAGTTCAACGCGGCGTTCTTCTGCGACTACGTCGAGCGCACCATCGAGCAGAGCACGATATTCGGCAAGACCGCCGACGACCGCTCCAGCTTCCTGACGCGCGGCGGCCTCAAGATCTACACGACGCTCAACCTCGACCTCCAGTCGCAGGCGCAGCAGGCGGTGTCGGCGTACATCCCGGCCACCAGCCCCAACCTCGACCTCGGGTCGTCCAACGTCTCTGTCGAGGTCGGCACCGGCCGGATCGTCACGATGGTGCAGAACAGGCAGTACGACAACACGGCGGCCCCGGCCGCGGGGACGACGGCCGTCAACTACAACACGGACTACGACTACGGAGGCTCGGAGGGCTTCCAGACCGGATCGTCGTACAAGGCGTTCGACCTTCTCGAATGGCTGAAGGAGGGTCACACCCTCAACGAGGTGGTGAACGGGACGCAGCACCTCTTCCCGCAGACCGCCTTCCACGAGAGCGACCCGTGCAACGACATCGGCGGGGCGCCGTGGCCCGTCGCCAACGACGAAGGCGAGACGGTGACCTCTACCACGGTCATGCAGGCGACCGCGGCCTCCATCAACTCGATCTTCGCGATGATGGCCACCAAGCTGGACCTCTGCGGCATCAAGGAGCGCGCGCAGGACCTCGGCGTCCACGGCGCCGACGAGGCGACCAACCCGTTCCGGGCCAACCCCTCCTCCGTGCTCGGCACCAACTACATCGCCCCGATCACGATGGCGACGGCGTACGCCGGCATCGCGAACAACGGCAAGGCCTGCAGCCCGGTCGCGATCGACAAGATCGTCACCAACGACGGCGTCGAGCACGCCGTGCCGAAAACCCAGTGCTCGACGACCCCGATCGACCCGGGAGTCGCCGCCGCCGCGATCTACGCGCTCCAGGGTGTGCTGCGCGGAGGCGGGACGGCGGCCTCGGCCAACCCGAACGACGGGGTTCCGATCTTCGGCAAGACCGGAACGACGGACAACTCGGTCGAGAACTGGCTGGTGACGTCCACGACGAAGATCGCTCAGGCCACCTGGGTGGGCAACATCTCGGGCGGCGTCGCCCTCCGAAGCCAGTCCTTCCAGGGTATCGGCGGCGGCGACGTCAAGTTCGCGATCGTCAAACGCATCCAGACCGCCCTCGACAAGGACTACGGCGGCGCAGCGTTCCCGGCGCCTCCGGCGAAGTACCTCGGAGCCCCCGCGGCTCCGAAGGCGCCCGCCTCACCGGCCGCACCGAAGGCGCCGGCCCCGCCGGCGCCCGCCCCCAACCCGGGGCCGCCGGGCAAGGGCGGCGGAAAGGGCGGCGGCGGCAACGGCTGA
- a CDS encoding MarR family winged helix-turn-helix transcriptional regulator, which produces MSTGTTAAGPAKRSRTTAVSAWESLFRAQVAVMRTLAAEFPTRDISFNEYDVLFNLSRQPDRSLRLRDLNKHVLLTQPSVSRLIDRLVDRGLVVKGPEPSDARGTIIRMTDTGFDMFRRVAFDHMRSIAQRVGTRLDTDELEQLAALCDKLRGEE; this is translated from the coding sequence ATGAGCACGGGCACGACTGCGGCCGGTCCGGCCAAGCGATCCAGGACGACCGCGGTCTCGGCGTGGGAGTCGCTGTTCCGCGCGCAGGTCGCCGTCATGCGGACGCTCGCCGCCGAGTTCCCGACCAGGGATATCTCGTTCAACGAGTACGACGTGCTCTTCAACCTCTCCCGCCAGCCCGATCGCTCGCTCCGGCTCCGGGACCTCAACAAGCACGTCCTCCTCACCCAGCCGAGTGTGAGCAGGCTCATCGACCGGCTGGTTGACCGCGGGCTCGTCGTCAAAGGTCCCGAACCGTCCGACGCGCGCGGCACCATCATCCGCATGACCGACACCGGGTTCGACATGTTCCGGCGGGTCGCCTTCGACCACATGCGCTCCATCGCGCAACGCGTCGGCACGCGGCTGGACACCGACGAGCTGGAGCAGCTCGCCGCCCTCTGCGACAAGCTGCGCGGCGAGGAGTGA